A single window of Eucalyptus grandis isolate ANBG69807.140 chromosome 1, ASM1654582v1, whole genome shotgun sequence DNA harbors:
- the LOC104423358 gene encoding RING-H2 finger protein ATL70: MSGTLEFFYGVGIYLVVLTLITLFALASYLCARICVLPPRSHSLAAAEDGSYSVAIALGLDEATLGSFPTLLYSQAKAASWTCCSICLSEYMETDVLRLLPDCGHDFHSKCVDPWLRMSRSCPNCRTLSVPTPVRIPLAEVAPLATSLR; encoded by the coding sequence ATGAGCGGCACGCTCGAGTTCTTTTATGGCGTCGGGATCTACCTCGTTGTCCTCACCCTCATCACCCTCTTTGCCCTCGCCTCCTACCTCTGCGCCCGCATCTGCGTCCTGCCGCCCCGGAGCCACTCCCTCGCCGCGGCGGAGGACGGCAGCTACTCCGTTGCAATCGCGCTTGGCCTCGACGAGGCCACGCTGGGGAGCTTCCCGACGCTCCTCTACTCTCAGGCGAAGGCCGCGAGCTGGACCTGCTGCTCCATTTGCTTGTCAGAGTACATGGAGACGGACGTGCTGAGACTGCTGCCGGACTGTGGCCATGACTTCCACTCGAAGTGTGTCGATCCGTGGTTGAGAATGAGCCGGTCGTGTCCGAACTGCAGGACCTTGTCGGTTCCAACTCCGGTCCGGATACCCCTGGCTGAGGTTGCGCCTTTGGCGACGTCGCTGCGGTGA
- the LOC104421160 gene encoding dnaJ protein homolog, translating to MFGRAPKKSDNTKYYDVLGVSKNASQDDLKKAYRKAAIKNHPDKGGDPEKFKELAQAYEVLSDPEKREIYDQYGEDALKEGMGGGGGGHDPFDIFQSFFGGSPFGGGGSSRGRRQRRGEDVIHPLKVSLEDLYNGTSKKLALSRNVICSKCKGKGSKSGASIKCVGCQGSGMKVSIRHLGPSMIQQMQHPCNECKGTGETINDKDRCPQCKGEKVVQEKKVLEVIVEKGMQNGQKIKFPGEADEAPDTVTGDIVFVLQQKEHPKYKRKGDDLFYEHTLSLTESLCGFQFALSHLDGRQLLIKSQPGEVIKPDQFKAINDEGMPIYPRPFMKGKLYIHFTVEFPDTLSPEQCKALETILPPRSSAQLTDMELDECEETTLHDVNIEEEMRRKQAQAQEAYEEDEDMHGGAQRVQCAQQ from the exons ATGTTCGGAAGAGCGCCGAAGAAGAGCGATAACACCAAGTACTATGATGTCCTCGGGGTCTCCAAGAACGCTTCCCAGGATGATCTGAAGAAGGCTTACCGGAAGGCCGCTATCAAGAACCACCCCGACAAGGGCGGTGACCCGGAAAAG TTTAAGGAATTGGCACAAGCCTATGAAGTCCTGAGTGACCCTGAAAAACGAGAGATTTATGATCAATATGGTGAGGATGCTCTCAAGGAAGGAATgggtggaggaggtggaggcCATGATCCGTTTGACATTTTCCAATCTTTCTTTGGTGGAAGTCCTTTCGGTG GTGGTGGAAGCAGCAGAGGCCGAAGGCAGAGAAGAGGCGAGGATGTCATCCATCCTCTCAAGGTGTCTCTCGAAGATCTCTATAATGGTACATCCAAGAAGTTGGCACTATCTCGCAACGTCATTTGTTCCAAGTGCAAAGG TAAAGGGTCCAAGTCTGGTGCTTCAATCAAATGTGTGGGTTGTCAGGGTTCTGGAATGAAAGTTTCCATTAGACACCTTGGCCCCTCTATGATCCAGCAGATGCAACATCCATGCAATGAGTGTAAGGGTACTGGGGAGACTATAAATGACAAGGATCGCTGCCCACAGTGCAAGGGTGAGAAGGTTGTTCAGGAGAAAAAGGTTCTGGAGGTAATAGTGGAAAAGGGTATGCAAAATGGACAGAAGATAAAATTCCCTGGGGAAGCTGATGAAGCT CCTGACACCGTAACCGGTGACATTGTGTTTGTCTTGCAACAAAAGGAGCATCCCAAGTATAAGAGGAAGGGAGATGACTTGTTCTATGAACATACATTGTCCCTTACGGAATCACTTTGCGGCTTCCAATTTGCATTGAGTCATTTGGATGGCAGGCAGCTTCTTATTAAATCCCAACCTGGAGAGGTCATTAAGCCTG ACCAATTCAAGGCGATAAATGATGAAGGGATGCCTATCTACCCGAGGCCATTCATGAAGGGCAAACTCTACATCCACTTCACGGTGGAGTTCCCAGACACCCTGAGCCCTGAGCAATGCAAGGCCCTGGAAACAATTCTGCCACCAAGGTCATCAGCGCAGCTCACCGATATGGAATTGGATGAGTGCGAGGAAACGACCCTTCACGATGTTAACATCGAGGAGGAGATGCGGCGGAAGCAGGCGCAGGCCCAGGAGGCAtacgaggaggacgaggacaTGCACGGTGGTGCCCAGAGGGTGCAGTGCGCCCAACAATAA
- the LOC104421159 gene encoding glycosyltransferase BC10, which yields MVTSPYVLVLSLMLSVSLLLFLFSSIHPGKNLPLSLRDENDDLLLFRRASGAGSPSHAAATSTSTSTSSSRSFPAKFARLGARNSRPKIAFLFLTNSDLSFSPLWEKFFSGHSRYYNIYIHADPSSKFAPPDGVFRNRLFPSKKTERASPTLIAAARRLLAEAIIDDPANFYFALVSQHCVPLHSFRYMYDALFGDSISAIKAYINPEKYKSYIEILADEPNLFERYTARGEQVMLPEVRFEQFRVGSQFFVLTKRHALLVIEDTKLWKKFRLPCLNKECCYPEEHYFPTLLSMSDPKGCSHYTLTRVNWTGSFDGHPHLYQPEEISQELVHELRQSESNYSYFFARKFTPDCLEPLMKIADTVIFKD from the coding sequence ATGGTCACGTCGCCCTATGTCCTCGTTCTCTCTCTGAtgctctccgtctctctcctgTTATTCCTCTTCTCCAGCATTCACCCCGGCAAGAacctccccctctccctccgcGACGAGAACGACGACCTCCTCCTCTTCCGCCGCGCCTCCGGGGCCGGCTCCCCCTCCCACGCGGcggccacctccacctccacctccacctcctcctcccgcTCCTTCCCGGCGAAGTTCGCCCGCCTCGGGGCCCGCAACTCCCGGCCCAAGATCGCCTTTCTCTTCCTCACCAACTCCgatctctctttctcccccCTCTGGGAGAAGTTCTTCAGCGGCCACTCTCGGTACTACAACATCTACATCCACGCGGATCCTTCTTCCAAGTTCGCGCCGCCCGATGGGGTCTTCCGGAACCGGCTATTCCCTTCGAAGAAGACCGAGCGGGCCTCGCCGACGCTGATTGCCGCCGCGAGGAGGCTTCTGGCCGAGGCCATCATCGACGACCCCGCGAACTTCTACTTCGCATTGGTCTCGCAGCACTGCGTCCCGCTCCATTCCTTTCGGTACATGTATGACGCCCTGTTTGGGGACTCAATCTCCGCCATCAAAGCCTATATAAACCCGGAGAAGTACAAAAGCTACATCGAGATCCTAGCCGACGAGCCGAATTTGTTCGAGCGCTACACGGCTCGAGGAGAGCAAGTGATGCTCCCAGAAGTGCGGTTCGAACAGTTCAGGGTCGGTTCTCAGTTCTTCGTGCTCACGAAGCGGCACGCGTTGCTTGTCATTGAAGATACGAAGCTGTGGAAGAAGTTCAGATTGCCTTGCTTGAATAAGGAGTGTTGCTACCCCGAAGAGCACTATTTCCCGACGCTGTTGTCAATGTCGGATCCAAAGGGTTGCAGTCACTACACGCTGACTCGAGTGAATTGGACCGGGAGTTTCGATGGGCATCCGCATTTGTATCAGCCCGAAGAAATTTCCCAGGAGCTCGTGCACGAGTTGAGACAATCCGAGTCGAATTATTCGTACTTCTTCGCACGGAAGTTCACACCGGACTGTTTGGAACCGCTCATGAAGATCGCGGACACCGTCATCTTCAAGGATTGA
- the LOC104423359 gene encoding RING-H2 finger protein ATL70-like codes for MRIPIGYLYLGLIALFILTLYLYTRFCIPPPRSRPLRSVVDGSHSIATKLGSFSKLLYSQVKGAGSSCCSICLLEYKERDVLRLLLDCGHYFHSKCIDQWLRTNPSCPNCRTSPVSIPVPTPVATPLSEVPMLMAPRQ; via the coding sequence ATGAGAATCCCCATCGGTTACCTGTACCTGGGCCTCATCGCTCTCTTCATCCTTACCCTCTACCTCTACACCCGCTTCTGCATTCCGCCGCCCCGGAGTCGACCCCTCAGATCGGTAGTGGATGGCAGCCACTCGATCGCGACCAAGCTAGGGAGCTTCTCGAAGCTCCTCTACTCTCAGGTGAAGGGCGCAGGCTCGAGCTGCTGCTCCATTTGCTTGTTGGAGTACAAGGAGAGGGACGTGCTGAGGCTGCTGCTGGACTGTGGCCATTATTTCCACTCGAAGTGCATCGATCAGTGGTTGAGAACGAACCCATCCTGTCCGAACTGCAGGACCTCGCCGGTCTCGATTCCGGTCCCAACTCCGGTCGCGACGCCCCTTTCTGAGGTCCCCATGTTGATGGCACCGCGGCAGTGA
- the LOC104421161 gene encoding RING-H2 finger protein ATL70 — MDPGQYTGWFAFCIAISLSIIALIVLFTLASYLCTRFCIPPAWTPVTGADHLPGPGPVHGSQPLTSAVDGGYSIAITLGLDEATLGSFPKLLYSQVKGAGSSCCSICLLEYKERDVLRLLPDCGHYFHSKCVDPWLRTNPSCPNCRTLPVLTPVATPLAEVPMLMAPRR; from the coding sequence ATGGACCCGGGCCAGTACACGGGATGGTTTGCGTTCTGCATCGCCATCTCCCTCAGTATCATCGCCCTCATCGTTCTCTTCACCCTTGCCTCCTACCTCTGCACCCGCTTCTGCATCCCGCCGGCCTGGACCCCGGTCACTGGTGCCGACCACTTACCTGGACCCGGGCCAGTTCACGGGAGCCAACCCCTCACGTCGGCAGTGGACGGCGGCTACTCGATCGCGATCACCCTCGGCCTCGACGAGGCCACGCTAGGGAGCTTCCCGAAGCTCCTCTACTCTCAGGTGAAGGGCGCAGGCTCGAGCTGCTGCTCCATTTGCTTGTTGGAGTACAAGGAGAGGGACGTGCTGAGGCTGCTGCCGGACTGTGGCCATTACTTCCACTCGAAGTGCGTCGATCCGTGGCTGAGAACGAACCCCTCCTGTCCGAACTGCAGGACCTTGCCGGTCCTGACTCCGGTCGCGACGCCCCTTGCTGAGGTCCCCATGTTGATGGCACCGCGGCGGTGA